In Arsenicicoccus sp. oral taxon 190, the following are encoded in one genomic region:
- a CDS encoding alpha/beta fold hydrolase — translation MPKDVVTLADGARLAVWRTGAGAPVLLLPGMSQDHRLWDRLVAALDGRVETLAIDQRGTGDSDDMSRREPPTMGSFADDAAYLLEQLGVPRAHVVGHSMGGRIAQWLAINHPGRVSSLTLLCTSPGERHGEPRSGDVDAAIARCDPVEMALLNHTPSWLGAHGEVVEAVAQATTTRSAQRGLHFRASHGHDSWGSLGRITAPTVVLHGDADLVNPLRNGQLLAQRIPGAELLVLPGARHGLPVEHAAEVAEVVLRQVAAQK, via the coding sequence ATGCCGAAGGACGTGGTCACCCTCGCCGACGGCGCCCGGCTGGCCGTATGGCGCACGGGTGCCGGCGCGCCGGTGCTGCTGCTGCCGGGGATGAGCCAGGACCACCGCCTGTGGGACCGCCTCGTCGCGGCGCTCGACGGTCGCGTCGAGACCCTGGCGATCGACCAGCGCGGCACCGGTGACAGCGACGACATGTCCCGGCGGGAGCCGCCGACCATGGGCAGCTTCGCCGACGACGCGGCCTACCTGCTCGAGCAGCTCGGCGTGCCGCGGGCGCACGTGGTGGGCCACTCGATGGGTGGCCGCATCGCGCAGTGGCTCGCCATCAACCACCCGGGCCGGGTGAGCAGCCTCACGCTGCTGTGCACCTCGCCGGGGGAGCGCCACGGCGAGCCCCGCTCGGGCGACGTCGACGCCGCCATCGCCCGCTGCGACCCGGTGGAGATGGCGCTGCTCAACCACACCCCCTCCTGGCTCGGGGCGCACGGCGAGGTGGTGGAGGCCGTGGCGCAGGCGACGACGACGCGCTCGGCGCAGCGCGGGCTGCACTTCCGCGCCTCCCACGGGCACGACTCCTGGGGCTCGCTGGGCCGGATCACCGCGCCGACGGTCGTGCTGCACGGCGACGCCGACCTGGTCAACCCGCTGCGCAACGGCCAGCTGCTCGCGCAGCGGATCCCCGGGGCCGAGCTGCTGGTGCTGCCCGGGGCCCGGCACGGCCTGCCCGTCGAGCACGCGGCCGAGGTCGCCGAGGTGGTGCTGCGCCAGGTCGCGGCTCAGAAGTAG